One region of Flavobacterium pisciphilum genomic DNA includes:
- a CDS encoding molybdopterin-dependent oxidoreductase: MKVQTYILVLFIALTCSMCNTSKKEDVVATEKNTAMGKESCSSPLTVADSLKLVNHQIEVKGEVEFPLQLIVDSLRKMKVATISDFKVICQSGGVKKDDKTAKGVLLKDILEKAKIKQSGHKDRNFYIVARASDGYMATFSWAEIFNNPTGENVYVLFEENGKPVRNGEMIIICKNDIKTGPRHVSWLKSIEVYKVK, from the coding sequence ATGAAAGTACAAACTTACATTCTAGTTCTTTTTATTGCATTAACATGCAGTATGTGTAATACTTCTAAAAAAGAAGATGTTGTTGCTACGGAAAAAAACACTGCAATGGGAAAAGAAAGTTGTAGTTCGCCATTAACAGTTGCTGATAGTTTAAAATTGGTTAATCATCAGATTGAAGTAAAAGGGGAAGTTGAGTTTCCATTACAATTAATTGTAGATTCATTGCGTAAAATGAAAGTAGCGACAATATCTGATTTTAAAGTGATCTGTCAGAGTGGAGGAGTTAAGAAAGATGACAAAACAGCTAAAGGAGTATTGCTAAAAGATATTTTGGAGAAGGCTAAAATCAAACAAAGCGGACATAAAGACCGTAACTTTTATATCGTAGCTAGAGCTTCAGATGGTTATATGGCTACATTTTCATGGGCAGAAATTTTCAATAATCCAACGGGAGAAAATGTCTATGTTCTTTTTGAAGAAAACGGAAAACCTGTAAGAAATGGAGAGATGATTATAATTTGTAAAAATGATATTAAAACAGGTCCACGTCATGTGTCTTGGCTTAAAAGCATTGAAGTTTATAAAGTAAAATAG
- a CDS encoding cell division protein FtsX, which yields MSSNFDKFQKRRLISSYFSVVLSVFLVLFLLGVLGLFIINSKKLADDFKEKIAMTVFFKNEANDSIIKAFNAELKRAPFARSFVYVTKEEAAKQHTDIIGEDFLTFLGENPLLNSYDIHLKADYVVKDSIAKIEGRLRKNVMISDIVYDKQLVNLVNDNIKKVSMWILIVSGFLTVIAVLLINSSLRLSIHSNRFIIKTMQMVGATKSFIRKPFVMRSIKLGLIGAGLAIVALVGLLIYVDTNFPGLGILEDKALIGLVLLTVLGIGILITWLSTHFATQRFLNLRTDDLY from the coding sequence ATGAGTTCTAACTTTGATAAATTTCAAAAACGCAGGTTAATTTCCTCTTATTTTTCGGTTGTATTAAGTGTATTTCTGGTTTTATTCCTTTTGGGAGTACTAGGATTATTTATTATTAATTCTAAAAAACTAGCGGATGACTTTAAAGAAAAAATCGCGATGACGGTTTTCTTTAAGAACGAGGCTAATGATAGTATCATAAAAGCATTCAATGCCGAATTAAAAAGAGCTCCTTTTGCAAGATCATTTGTTTATGTAACTAAAGAAGAGGCAGCTAAACAACATACTGATATTATTGGTGAAGATTTCTTAACATTTTTAGGAGAAAATCCATTATTGAATTCATACGATATTCACTTAAAAGCAGACTATGTAGTTAAAGATAGTATTGCTAAAATAGAAGGTCGCTTACGTAAAAATGTTATGATTTCGGATATTGTTTATGATAAACAATTGGTGAATTTGGTGAATGATAACATCAAGAAAGTAAGTATGTGGATTTTAATTGTGAGCGGGTTTTTGACTGTAATTGCGGTACTACTTATTAATAGTTCATTACGTTTATCAATACATTCAAATCGATTTATCATTAAAACAATGCAAATGGTTGGTGCTACAAAATCGTTTATTCGTAAACCATTTGTAATGCGAAGTATAAAATTAGGACTAATTGGTGCTGGTTTGGCAATTGTTGCTTTAGTTGGACTTTTGATTTACGTAGATACGAACTTCCCGGGACTTGGAATACTGGAAGATAAAGCACTTATCGGACTTGTTTTATTGACAGTTCTAGGAATCGGAATTTTAATAACTTGGTTAAGTACACACTTTGCAACCCAACGATTCTTGAATTTAAGAACTGACGATTTATATTAA
- a CDS encoding DUF3098 domain-containing protein, whose protein sequence is MKNKEEQNKKEFLFDKVNYKILLIGIGVIALGFILMAGGGSNDPNVFNEAIFNFRRIRLAPTTVLIGFGITIYAILKNPKKA, encoded by the coding sequence ATGAAAAATAAAGAAGAACAAAATAAAAAGGAATTTCTTTTTGATAAAGTAAATTATAAAATTTTATTGATTGGAATTGGTGTAATTGCATTAGGTTTTATCCTGATGGCAGGTGGTGGAAGTAATGATCCAAATGTTTTTAATGAAGCTATCTTTAATTTTAGACGTATTCGTTTGGCCCCAACTACTGTTTTAATAGGTTTTGGAATTACAATTTATGCTATTCTTAAAAATCCTAAAAAAGCATAA
- a CDS encoding undecaprenyl-diphosphate phosphatase: MNTLQAIVLAIIEGITEFLPVSSTGHMIIASSFFGIAHDDFTKLFTIVIQLGAILSVVVLYFKRFFQTLDFYFKLLVAFIPAVVLGLLLSDFIDGLLENPVTVAISLLIGGLILLKVDEWFNKPNTAETSQEISYLQAFKIGLFQCLAMIPGVSRSGASIVGGMSQKLSRTTAAEFSFFLAVPTMFGATAKKCYDYYKAGFELSHDQVNLLIIGNIVAFIVALLAIKTFIGFLTKNGFKVFGYYRIIAGIVLLLIHFFIHPLTII; encoded by the coding sequence ATGAATACTTTACAAGCTATTGTTTTAGCCATTATTGAAGGAATTACAGAATTTTTACCTGTTTCTTCAACTGGCCACATGATTATTGCCTCATCTTTTTTTGGAATTGCCCATGATGATTTTACAAAACTATTTACAATTGTAATTCAGCTAGGAGCTATTCTTTCGGTAGTAGTTTTGTACTTCAAACGTTTTTTTCAAACACTTGATTTTTATTTTAAATTATTGGTTGCCTTTATACCAGCTGTTGTTTTAGGATTATTATTAAGTGATTTTATAGATGGTTTATTAGAAAATCCAGTAACAGTTGCAATTTCACTTTTAATAGGAGGACTTATTTTATTAAAGGTTGATGAATGGTTTAATAAACCAAATACAGCTGAAACTTCACAAGAAATAAGTTATTTGCAAGCTTTTAAAATTGGATTGTTCCAGTGTTTGGCAATGATTCCAGGAGTTTCAAGAAGTGGTGCAAGTATAGTAGGAGGAATGTCGCAAAAATTGTCAAGAACAACAGCTGCAGAGTTTTCATTCTTTCTAGCAGTTCCGACCATGTTTGGAGCTACTGCAAAAAAATGTTACGATTATTATAAAGCTGGATTTGAATTATCACATGATCAGGTTAATTTATTGATTATAGGTAATATTGTTGCTTTTATAGTAGCACTTTTGGCAATTAAAACCTTTATAGGATTTTTGACTAAAAACGGATTCAAAGTATTTGGATACTACCGTATTATTGCAGGAATTGTATTGTTGTTAATACATTTCTTTATTCATCCGCTTACCATTATATAA
- the truB gene encoding tRNA pseudouridine(55) synthase TruB produces MTPEDFLNGQILLIDKPLNWSSFQAVNKLKYALINKVGLPKKFKIGHAGTLDPLATGLLLICTGKFTKRIAELQGQAKEYTGTFFIGATTPSYDLETEIDQTFPTEHIDEVLIHETVKQFLGEIDQKPPIYSAIKKDGVRLYEHARAGETVEIASRKTTIHEFEITRIALPEIDFRVVCSKGTYIRSLAFDFGKAMNSGSHLTALRRTKIGDYDVKNATDVTLFEESL; encoded by the coding sequence ATTACTCCCGAAGATTTTTTAAACGGACAAATTTTACTGATAGATAAGCCTTTAAATTGGAGTTCTTTTCAAGCAGTGAATAAATTAAAATACGCATTAATAAATAAAGTTGGACTTCCTAAGAAATTCAAAATTGGTCATGCAGGAACGTTAGATCCTTTGGCAACTGGATTATTGCTTATTTGTACTGGGAAGTTTACCAAAAGAATTGCAGAGTTACAAGGTCAGGCCAAAGAGTACACTGGTACTTTCTTTATTGGAGCTACGACACCTTCTTATGATTTAGAAACCGAAATAGATCAAACTTTTCCAACAGAACATATCGATGAGGTATTGATTCATGAAACGGTAAAGCAATTTTTGGGCGAAATAGATCAAAAACCACCAATATATTCGGCTATTAAAAAAGATGGAGTTCGTTTGTATGAGCATGCTCGTGCAGGAGAAACCGTTGAAATTGCAAGTCGAAAAACTACAATTCACGAATTTGAAATTACAAGAATTGCACTTCCAGAAATCGACTTTAGAGTGGTTTGTAGTAAAGGAACTTATATTCGCTCACTTGCCTTTGATTTTGGAAAAGCAATGAATTCAGGCTCGCATTTAACAGCTTTACGAAGAACCAAAATTGGAGACTACGATGTAAAGAATGCTACTGATGTTACTTTGTTTGAAGAGAGTTTATAA
- a CDS encoding DUF2268 domain-containing putative Zn-dependent protease (predicted Zn-dependent protease with a strongly conserved HExxH motif) — protein MKNLFQMVFLILTMSCYCQIKNQKIVSTDIDNFWNAYEKIISTNDSVKQYNFLKELYIDKGTLGLKSLIEVRNYTSKDFINAINKYPKFWNSLKLNTLNCENLYPEIEADINKLKEAYSSLKPATIYFSIGAFRTNGTVREDQILIGSELSLADETTIIDELPQWRQSFYKEYNPRKNIALLCTHEYIHTQQKELVEKLLSMCLYEGVAEFISCKVTGKETNTPAIAYGKNNQNKVIEQFISDLYIVTNNYNWLWGENKNTLKVRDLGYYVGYEICERYYNLSKDKVKAIKDLIELDYNDEKEVERIVDATKLFPERLEKLKRNYEKMQPTVVAISPFKNGSKKVKYGLTEITITFSESLNGYNTGLDFGPLGKEFCPKIEAEKTWTEDFKSWTFKVDLKPNQKYQILITDSFRKQNGIRLKPYLMEFQTGE, from the coding sequence ATGAAGAATCTATTTCAGATGGTTTTTTTGATATTGACAATGTCGTGTTATTGCCAAATTAAAAATCAAAAAATTGTATCTACTGATATTGATAATTTTTGGAATGCTTACGAGAAAATTATTTCTACAAACGATAGCGTAAAACAATATAATTTTTTGAAAGAATTATATATTGACAAAGGAACCCTAGGTTTAAAAAGTTTAATAGAAGTTCGAAATTATACTTCAAAAGATTTCATTAATGCTATAAATAAATATCCTAAATTCTGGAATTCGTTAAAGTTAAACACTTTAAATTGCGAAAATCTTTATCCAGAAATTGAAGCTGATATTAATAAACTCAAAGAAGCTTACTCTAGTTTAAAACCTGCAACTATTTATTTTTCTATTGGGGCATTTAGAACCAATGGTACTGTGCGAGAGGATCAGATTTTAATTGGAAGTGAGTTGAGCTTGGCAGATGAAACTACTATTATTGATGAATTACCTCAGTGGAGACAGTCTTTTTACAAAGAATATAATCCAAGAAAAAATATTGCGTTGCTATGTACGCATGAGTATATACACACGCAACAAAAAGAATTAGTTGAAAAATTACTTTCAATGTGTTTGTACGAAGGTGTTGCTGAGTTTATTTCTTGCAAAGTAACGGGTAAGGAAACAAATACTCCAGCAATAGCATATGGGAAAAATAATCAAAACAAAGTAATAGAGCAATTTATTTCAGATTTATATATTGTAACTAATAATTATAATTGGTTATGGGGTGAGAATAAAAACACTTTAAAAGTTAGGGATTTAGGGTATTATGTTGGTTATGAAATTTGCGAGCGTTACTACAATTTATCAAAAGACAAAGTTAAGGCTATTAAGGATCTTATAGAGCTTGATTATAATGATGAAAAAGAAGTAGAACGAATCGTCGATGCGACAAAACTATTTCCAGAAAGATTAGAAAAATTAAAACGCAATTACGAAAAAATGCAACCAACAGTTGTAGCAATATCGCCCTTTAAGAACGGTAGTAAAAAAGTAAAATATGGATTAACTGAGATTACAATCACTTTTTCAGAGTCATTAAACGGATATAATACAGGTTTAGATTTTGGGCCACTAGGTAAAGAGTTTTGCCCAAAAATAGAAGCTGAAAAAACTTGGACGGAAGATTTTAAATCTTGGACTTTTAAAGTTGATTTAAAACCAAATCAAAAATACCAAATTTTAATTACAGATAGTTTTAGAAAGCAAAACGGAATAAGATTAAAGCCGTATTTGATGGAGTTTCAAACTGGTGAATAA
- a CDS encoding thioredoxin family protein, with translation MQKSITNALSNSYSYIEYRKLVTDLLAEGKSTGSEQSVDLTHYSSLNETRMNRLEKTIKITETTISKLQNLHRDYIWLVISEGWCGDAAQLLPIIYKMAAASNDKIELKIVLRDENPDLMNLFLTNGGKAIPKLIIIDKEKLEVLADWGPRPKGASELVNNYKKEFGAFDETVKTNLQLWYLHDKGISTQNEIMEIMGNR, from the coding sequence ATGCAAAAGAGTATCACCAATGCACTGTCCAACAGCTATTCATACATCGAATATCGAAAACTAGTTACTGATTTATTGGCAGAAGGAAAATCAACAGGATCCGAACAGTCTGTAGATCTAACACATTATAGTAGTTTGAACGAAACTCGAATGAATCGGTTAGAAAAAACAATAAAAATTACCGAAACAACAATTTCTAAGCTGCAAAACCTTCATAGAGACTACATTTGGCTCGTTATTTCTGAAGGTTGGTGCGGAGATGCTGCACAATTATTACCAATTATTTATAAAATGGCAGCAGCATCTAATGATAAAATCGAACTAAAAATTGTACTTCGTGATGAAAATCCAGATCTAATGAATTTGTTTTTAACAAATGGAGGAAAAGCAATTCCGAAGTTAATTATAATTGACAAAGAAAAACTTGAAGTTCTTGCTGATTGGGGGCCTCGCCCAAAAGGTGCAAGCGAATTAGTGAATAACTACAAAAAAGAGTTTGGAGCATTTGATGAAACTGTCAAAACAAATTTACAATTGTGGTACTTGCACGATAAAGGAATTTCAACTCAAAATGAGATCATGGAAATAATGGGAAACCGTTAA
- the pyrH gene encoding UMP kinase, producing the protein MKYKRILLKLSGEALMGDLQYGIDPKRLDEYAEEIKQIHAKGVEIAIVIGGGNIFRGVSGVSSGMDRVQGDYMGMLATVINGMALQGALENKGMLTRLQTALKIESIAEPYIKRRAVRHLEKNRIVIFGAGTGNPYFTTDTAAVLRGIEINADVILKGTRVDGVYDSDPEKNAAAVKFDFISFEDVLKKGLNVMDTTAFTLSQENKLPIVVFDMNKIGNLLRICEGENIGTVVNI; encoded by the coding sequence ATGAAATACAAAAGAATTCTTCTTAAGTTAAGTGGAGAAGCTTTAATGGGAGATTTACAATACGGAATTGACCCAAAAAGATTGGACGAATATGCTGAAGAAATTAAGCAAATTCATGCTAAGGGAGTAGAAATTGCCATTGTAATTGGAGGAGGAAATATTTTCAGAGGAGTTTCTGGGGTAAGTTCAGGAATGGATAGAGTACAAGGCGATTATATGGGAATGCTTGCTACCGTAATTAATGGAATGGCATTGCAAGGAGCTTTGGAGAATAAAGGAATGTTAACACGTTTGCAAACGGCTCTAAAAATCGAATCAATTGCAGAACCTTATATTAAAAGAAGAGCAGTACGTCATCTTGAGAAAAACAGAATTGTGATTTTTGGGGCTGGTACAGGAAATCCATACTTTACAACAGATACTGCAGCAGTTTTAAGAGGTATTGAAATTAATGCAGATGTGATCTTAAAAGGAACACGCGTAGATGGTGTTTATGATTCTGATCCAGAAAAAAATGCAGCTGCTGTAAAATTTGACTTCATCTCTTTTGAAGATGTACTTAAAAAAGGATTAAATGTAATGGACACTACTGCCTTTACATTAAGTCAGGAAAATAAATTACCAATCGTAGTTTTTGATATGAATAAAATCGGGAATTTATTGAGAATTTGCGAAGGTGAAAATATCGGAACTGTAGTAAATATATAG
- the frr gene encoding ribosome recycling factor gives MTEEIEFILDSTKESMANSIAHLEKEFLNIRAGKASPAMLGSVFVDYYGSATPLSQVAKISVPDARTITLQPFEKNMLQAIEKAIMVANIGFNPMNNGDVIIISVPPLTEERRRDLAKQAKSEAEDAKIGVRNVRKDANTEIKKLEKEGTSEDVCKSAEEEVQSLTNSYIKKIDELLANKEAEIMKV, from the coding sequence ATGACTGAAGAAATCGAATTTATCTTAGATAGCACTAAAGAATCAATGGCAAATTCTATCGCGCATTTAGAAAAAGAATTTCTAAATATTCGTGCAGGAAAAGCATCTCCAGCAATGCTAGGAAGTGTTTTTGTAGATTATTATGGTTCAGCAACACCATTATCACAAGTAGCAAAAATTAGTGTTCCTGATGCAAGAACAATTACTTTGCAACCTTTTGAAAAAAATATGTTGCAAGCAATTGAAAAAGCAATTATGGTAGCCAACATTGGATTCAATCCAATGAATAATGGAGATGTGATTATTATAAGTGTTCCACCATTAACAGAAGAGCGTCGTAGAGATTTAGCTAAACAAGCAAAATCAGAAGCAGAAGATGCTAAAATTGGTGTGAGAAACGTTCGTAAAGACGCTAACACAGAAATTAAAAAATTAGAAAAAGAAGGAACTTCAGAAGATGTTTGCAAAAGCGCAGAAGAAGAAGTACAAAGCCTAACTAACAGTTATATTAAAAAAATTGATGAGTTATTAGCTAATAAAGAAGCTGAAATCATGAAGGTTTAA
- a CDS encoding DUF5686 family protein: MKLLCFLALFFTLSIQAQFQINGIVTEKATNKPLPFATIVADDGMNTITDVDGKFILQSTSSIEYFTVSYIGYTPVVLYTSTNKKFYKVGLVESTAALKEVVISNENPALAIIRKTIASKNINNPQKKLTSFEYKAYNKLIVTANPDSINSRLDSIFVQEAIGRRFVKVDSANYKFKEISSKQHLFQTEKVSQYQFGNNKLKETILGTKMAGFKQPIYEIIAFNLQSISIYDSNYELFETKYNSPIAKDALKDYNYKLLDTVLIKGRKTFMVYFKNRMKKSELGLEGLLYIDQDSYAIAKAVMRIKGVLDISGTHEFDYIPEEKIWFPKSTSFKIIKGKNDDDIKILGGTIQFDGDAEQEDTHRKKGASDYTYLESESNNFDVHYNTPIEIKNSSLYIEIKDDAIKKPESFWNKYRKDSLDIRSQKTYMLLDSISLKKRIESKIRFGRKIINGYLPISVVDLDLRKLFSYNNYEGFRFGLGGVTNELFSKKYKIGGYTGYGTKDGGFKYNLDLSTRVERFSNTWVGASYTNDVREIASTVFAVDKRVFKLYDPRPINISTFYKYVSWTGYLATRIVPKTESIFELSRSAIEPKFDYAYNLNGRLYSNYVMTTAMLSLAWNPFSDYMQTPTGRIEIEKRFPKFTIQYTQSLPKVAENDFNFSKIDFKTEYEKKYLNGQKTSLLLQGGYAMGDVPITHLYNTSPNNITKETMIQRVTFAGRNSFETMFFNEFFSSEYAIFQVKHGFNRFKIIKKVRPSLVLVSRMAWGDMKNPEQHVGIDYKTLNKGFFESGVEINQIFSGLGLSGFYRYGPNQLPRFEDNIAVKLSFVLNLGI, translated from the coding sequence ATGAAGTTATTGTGTTTCTTAGCATTATTTTTCACGCTTTCTATACAAGCGCAATTCCAGATAAACGGAATTGTAACAGAAAAAGCTACTAACAAACCACTTCCCTTTGCTACAATCGTTGCCGATGATGGGATGAATACCATCACTGATGTTGATGGAAAATTTATATTGCAATCTACCTCTAGTATCGAGTATTTTACGGTTTCTTATATTGGTTATACTCCAGTTGTACTATATACTTCTACTAATAAAAAGTTTTATAAAGTTGGTTTAGTAGAATCTACAGCTGCTTTGAAAGAAGTTGTTATCTCAAACGAAAATCCTGCTCTTGCCATTATTAGGAAAACCATTGCGAGTAAGAATATAAATAATCCACAAAAAAAGCTAACTAGTTTTGAGTATAAAGCATATAATAAATTAATTGTAACAGCTAATCCAGATTCTATAAATTCAAGGCTAGATTCTATCTTTGTTCAAGAAGCAATAGGAAGGAGATTTGTTAAAGTTGATTCGGCCAATTATAAATTCAAAGAGATTTCTAGTAAGCAACATTTGTTTCAGACAGAAAAAGTATCGCAATATCAATTTGGGAATAATAAACTAAAAGAAACTATTTTAGGGACGAAAATGGCAGGGTTTAAGCAGCCTATTTATGAAATTATTGCTTTTAATTTACAGTCTATTTCTATATATGATTCGAATTATGAACTTTTCGAAACAAAGTATAATAGCCCAATTGCCAAAGATGCTTTAAAAGATTACAACTACAAATTACTAGATACAGTTCTGATAAAAGGTAGAAAAACCTTTATGGTTTATTTTAAAAACCGAATGAAGAAATCGGAGTTAGGGTTAGAAGGACTGCTTTATATAGATCAGGATAGTTATGCTATTGCAAAAGCAGTAATGCGGATTAAAGGCGTACTTGATATTAGTGGAACTCATGAGTTTGATTATATTCCAGAAGAGAAAATATGGTTTCCAAAGAGTACTTCTTTCAAAATTATAAAAGGTAAAAACGACGACGATATTAAGATTCTTGGTGGGACAATCCAGTTTGATGGAGATGCTGAGCAAGAAGATACACATAGAAAGAAAGGAGCTTCAGATTACACTTATTTAGAGTCAGAAAGCAACAATTTTGATGTGCATTATAATACACCAATAGAAATAAAAAATTCTTCTTTATATATTGAGATTAAAGATGATGCCATAAAGAAACCTGAAAGTTTTTGGAATAAGTATCGAAAAGATAGTTTGGATATACGCTCCCAGAAAACGTATATGTTACTAGATAGTATTTCCTTAAAGAAAAGGATTGAAAGCAAAATTAGATTTGGAAGAAAGATTATTAATGGGTATTTGCCAATAAGCGTAGTTGATTTAGATTTAAGAAAATTATTCAGCTATAATAATTACGAAGGATTCCGATTTGGCTTAGGAGGTGTTACTAATGAACTTTTTTCAAAAAAATATAAGATTGGTGGTTATACTGGATATGGAACTAAAGATGGAGGTTTTAAGTATAATTTAGACTTGTCAACTCGAGTAGAGCGATTTTCAAATACATGGGTAGGGGCATCCTATACTAACGATGTAAGAGAGATTGCAAGTACTGTTTTTGCTGTTGATAAAAGAGTGTTTAAATTGTATGATCCTCGACCTATCAATATTAGTACATTTTATAAGTATGTTAGTTGGACTGGTTATTTGGCAACACGTATTGTACCGAAGACAGAAAGTATTTTTGAACTTTCGCGATCAGCCATTGAGCCTAAATTTGATTACGCTTACAATCTAAACGGAAGACTGTATTCTAATTATGTTATGACTACAGCCATGCTTTCATTGGCTTGGAACCCTTTTAGTGATTATATGCAGACTCCAACAGGACGAATCGAAATTGAAAAGAGGTTTCCAAAGTTTACAATACAATACACACAATCGTTGCCCAAAGTAGCAGAAAATGATTTTAATTTCTCCAAAATAGACTTTAAAACAGAATATGAGAAAAAATATTTGAACGGACAAAAAACGAGTTTGCTCTTGCAAGGAGGGTATGCAATGGGAGACGTGCCTATTACTCATTTGTATAATACCTCGCCGAATAATATCACCAAAGAAACAATGATTCAGAGGGTGACATTTGCTGGTAGAAACAGTTTTGAAACGATGTTTTTTAATGAGTTCTTTTCAAGTGAATATGCGATTTTTCAAGTTAAGCATGGTTTTAACCGATTTAAAATAATTAAAAAAGTAAGACCATCGTTAGTGTTGGTTTCGCGTATGGCATGGGGTGATATGAAAAACCCAGAGCAACACGTTGGGATTGATTATAAAACATTAAATAAAGGTTTTTTTGAATCGGGTGTAGAAATTAACCAGATTTTCAGTGGTTTGGGATTAAGCGGGTTCTATCGTTATGGGCCTAACCAGTTGCCAAGATTCGAAGACAATATAGCTGTTAAGTTGAGCTTTGTACTTAATTTAGGTATCTAG